The window CGGGTCATGGATGAGTAAGGGCTCGGCGACCTCGGCGCCGATGCGCCGCAGCGGGTCGAGTGAGACCAGGGCGTCCTGCGACACCAGGGCGATGCGCGCACCGCGCAGCCGGCGCCAGCCGCCTTCGTCGAGGTCGCGGGCGTCGACGCCGTCGACGGTCAGCTCGTCGGCGGTGACGCGGGCGCCGTCGGGCGCGAGTCCCAGCAGGGCGCGTGCGGTGAGGGACTTGCCGGCGCCGGACTCCCCCACGATCGCGAGGCACTCACCCCGAGCGACCGACAGTGTGATGCCCTTGACGGGGGTCGCCTCTCCGAATGCGATGCGCAGGCCCGCTGCCTGCAGCGCGGTCACGAGCGCCGCCCGTCCGCGCGGGCGCGCAGCGTGCGGCCGACGACGGTCGCCGCGATGACGGTGAGGGTGATCGCGGCTCCGGGGAACACCGACACCCACCATGCCTGCCCGATCACGTTGCGGCCGCCGGAGAGCATGAGGCCCCATTCCGGGGTGGGTTCGGTGGGCCCGAGCCCCAGAAAGCTCAGGCCGGCGGCGGCGAGGATGCTGGAGCCGATGCCGATGGTGGCGAGCACGCTGAGCGATCCGATCACCCCCGGCGCGACGTGGCGGACGAACGCCAGCGGTCCTGGTACCCCCAGGATGCGGGCCGCCTCGACGTGCTCCGCGGCGCCGAGGCTGCGGGTCTGGGCGCGGGCCAGACGCACATACACCGGGACGGCGGCGATCGTGACGGCCAGCGCCACGTTGGCCGGTCCGGGTCCCAGCACCGCGACGACCACGAGTGCGATGAGGAACTCCGGGAAGGCCAGCAGCACGTCGGTCGCGCGCATCGCCACCGCGTCGACGACGCGGGGGGCGAGCCCCGACAGTGATCCGATGATCAGGCCGATGGCGAACGCGAGGGCGGTGGCGAGCAGACCGATGCCCACCGACCGCCCCGCCCCGTAGACGACACGGGCGAACACGTCGCGGCCGCTCTGGTCGGTGCCGAACAGGTGCTCGGCGTCGGGAGCGCGCAGCGCCTCACGCACGTCGGTCTGCAGCGGGTCCAGCGAAGTGAACCACTGCGGCGCGAAAGCGGCGGCGGCGACCACAGCCAGCACGGCGAGGGCCGCGCCGAGCAGCGCGCGCTGCGCGGGCTTCACGCTGGTACCC is drawn from Microbacterium sp. zg-B96 and contains these coding sequences:
- a CDS encoding ABC transporter permease, which codes for MKPAQRALLGAALAVLAVVAAAAFAPQWFTSLDPLQTDVREALRAPDAEHLFGTDQSGRDVFARVVYGAGRSVGIGLLATALAFAIGLIIGSLSGLAPRVVDAVAMRATDVLLAFPEFLIALVVVAVLGPGPANVALAVTIAAVPVYVRLARAQTRSLGAAEHVEAARILGVPGPLAFVRHVAPGVIGSLSVLATIGIGSSILAAAGLSFLGLGPTEPTPEWGLMLSGGRNVIGQAWWVSVFPGAAITLTVIAATVVGRTLRARADGRRS